Proteins from a single region of Alternaria dauci strain A2016 chromosome 4, whole genome shotgun sequence:
- a CDS encoding calmodulin, whose translation MADSLTEEQVSEFKEAFSLFDKDGDGQITTKELGTVMRSLGQNPSESELQDMINEVDADNNGTIDFPEFLTMMARKMKDTDSEEEIREAFKVFDRDNNGFISAAELRHVMTSIGEKLTDDEVDEMIREADQDGDGRIDYNEFVQLMMQK comes from the exons ATG GCCGATTCTCTCACCGAGGAGCAGGTCTCCGAGTTCAAGGAGGCCTTTTCTCTGTTT GACAAGGATGGCGATG GTCAAATCACCACCAAGGAGCTAGGTACCGTCATGCGCTCGCTCGGCCAAAATCCCAGCGAGTCCGAACTCCAGGACATGATCAACGAGGTCGATGCCGACAACAACGGCACCATTGACTTCCCAG AATTCCTCACCATGATGGCCCGCAAGATGAAGGACACCGACTCCGAGGAAGAGATCCGGGAAGCCTTCAAGGTCTTTGACCGCGACAACAACGGCTTCATCTCCGCCGCCGAACTGCGCCACGTCATGACTTCTATTGGCGAGAAATTGACCGATGACGAGGTCGACGAGATGATCCGGGAGGCTGACCAGGACGGCGACGGCCGCATCGACT ACAACGAGTTCGTCCAGCTGATGATGCAGAAGTAA
- a CDS encoding 40S ribosomal protein eS24, translating into MFRSISVQSNLPNMADSQVTLRTRKFIRNPLLGRRQMVVDVLHPNRANVSKDELRGKLAELYKAKKDDVSVFGFKTHFGGGKSTGFALIYDSAEAMKKFEPRYRLVRYGMATKVEKASRQQRKQRKNRMKEFRGTAKTKGGAKKEKK; encoded by the exons ATGTTCAG ATCGATCTCTGTCCA GTCGAATCTTCCCAACATGGCCGACTCTCAAGTTACTCTGCGCACGCGCAAGTTCATCCGCAACCCCCTCCTCGGACGTCGTCAGATGGTCGT CGACGTCCTCCACCCCAACCGCGCGAACGTTTCCAAGGACGAGCTCCGTGGCAAGCTCGCTGAGCTGtacaaggccaagaaggaCGATGTCTCCGTCTTCGGTTTCAAGACACACTTCGGTGGCGGCAAGAGCACCGGCTTCGCTCTCATCTACGACAGCGCCGAGGCCATGAAGAAGTTCGAGCCCCGCTACAGGCTAGTACGCTACGGCATGGCCACCAAGGTCGAGAAGGCCAGCAGGCAGCAGC GCAAGCAGCGCAAGAACAGGATGAAGGAGTTCCGGGGCACAGCCAAGACCAAGGGTGGtgcgaagaaggagaagaaatAA